Genomic segment of Dactylococcopsis salina PCC 8305:
CCGACTTTTCTCCCACCGAAGCGGGGTATTATTATCGCGGTTTCGTACCGCAAACCGTGATTATTGATCAGGAGGGAAAAGTGGCGTTTGATGAAATCGGACAAGTCAGTTTTGAAACCGTTGACGCAGCGTTTCGAGAAGTGTTTGATTTACTTCCTCGTTCTGAATCGAAAGAATTAAAACGCCGTTCCCTGAATAATATCAACGTGGGATTACAAGAAGAAGAAGACTAACTTAATTTGAATGAGTTTCGCCCCCCTAACCCCCCAAATTTGGGGGGAATTAACTAATAAAGTCCCCCAGAATTGGGGGATTGAGGGGGCAATTCCGTAACTCCAGCTTAACTCTGTTGCTGATCTTGTAACCACTGGATTCCTGTTTGTACCGCCAATAAAAATAATCCCACAGCCACTAAAATAAATATGGCAGTTGCTAAAACCCCCATTCCCATCACTAAGGTTCGCACTGCTACCGCGATCGTGGCTGCGGTTTGATTGGTATCGGGAAGCGGTTGTTCGGCATAACGAGCAATAATGGCGATCGTGAGTCGGTAGAGGGGAAAACTCAAGCCTCCTGCAATCACTGATCCGAGTAAAGCATTTCTAAGGGTTGTGGCGTGTGAGGTCATAAACTATGCCAAAATTGATTACAAAGTGATAAAAACTGAATTCGAGGGATATAATTCGCATTATGCGTGTCTATGTAATATTATTCAATACGGGAAGCGAAAACCAAGGCATTCACTCTCTGAAAATGGGCGATCGAGATATTGTTTTGATGTTTGAATCAGAAGATGATGCCACTCGTTTCGCTTTAATGTTAGAAGCGCAAGACTTCCCAACACCTGCTGTAGAAGAATTGGATGCTGAGGAAATTGAAGCCTTCTGTGCAGAAGCGGGTTATGAAGCGCGACAAATTCCCCAAGGAGAATTAATTACTCCTCCTGAAAGTACGGTCGAACAAACGGATTGGACGCTAGAAGAGAAAACTAATTCTCCTCAACCTTCAACCACTGATAATTTAGACGATGTTCGTCGTCGCTTGGAAAATTTACTTTAATCTCTAAACTATGGTTTCCTCTCGCGGTCATCTCCTCACAGAACAAAATAATCCCAATAGTCTGAATCTAGACCAATTATCTAGCCTAGAAATTGTTG
This window contains:
- a CDS encoding DUF3110 domain-containing protein, giving the protein MRVYVILFNTGSENQGIHSLKMGDRDIVLMFESEDDATRFALMLEAQDFPTPAVEELDAEEIEAFCAEAGYEARQIPQGELITPPESTVEQTDWTLEEKTNSPQPSTTDNLDDVRRRLENLL
- a CDS encoding DUF3082 domain-containing protein — encoded protein: MTSHATTLRNALLGSVIAGGLSFPLYRLTIAIIARYAEQPLPDTNQTAATIAVAVRTLVMGMGVLATAIFILVAVGLFLLAVQTGIQWLQDQQQS